The following DNA comes from Anopheles coustani chromosome 2, idAnoCousDA_361_x.2, whole genome shotgun sequence.
CTCGAGAAACTGCAGCGCTTCGTCCCACGCCCATCCGAGCTTCCGTCTGTTGGCCGGCCCGAGCAACCGATCGCGCAGATGACTGATGACAACGCGTGCATCCTGTTCCTTACCGCCCGACGCAGCGGCCGCATCCGAAGCGTTCGCCGCCGCCTGACTGACGGCGTGGATAATTTCGCTGATCAAACCGTGGACCTGTTCGCGCCGCTTCTGCTTCACCTGAAGGACGAACCGGAACAGATAGTTCGCGGCCAGCGCCACAATTCCCGCGATCGCAAGGGCGCCGACGACGATGAAAAACTTCTGGAACTTGTTGTACATCATGCAGGTGAAGGGAAGCTTTGGCCGGAGGATGGTGAAATGGTTCGAGCGGGTGGCGCGTCGGTCGAGCACCTCCGCGAACGCGATCGGTTCCCCCTCGGAGCCGCAATGATCGATCCGCCACTGCGGGTTCCGATCGATTAGATACTCCATGGCGTGCAGGTGGCGCGTGAGCTGTGGGATGAGCACAGACGGGGAGTTCTCTTTGGCGTACTTGAGCGCTTCGCCGGCCGACATTAGCCCCGAGACGGTTGCTGCGTCCCGGCAGTGATGCTGTTCAACGCGTGCCTTCAGCTCGTTTCCGATCAGCTTCAGCAACTCCAGGGCCGGTTCAACGTCGCCCGATTGAACGCAGGTTGTGCCAGCGATTCCACCCTCCTTCTCGCACAGATCGTACCGCGTGTCGATGGAGCTAAGTGTGCTGGCCAGATCGGTGCTGATCGTCATGTACATAAACGCGACGAACAGCAGAAACGCCATCAGCAGACAGAGCAGGGCGCACGGAATGAACGTCTGCTTGAAGCCGTAGGCGTCGTCCAGCCTTTTGATCATATTGCCGATCCGCACCCGATACGGAATCGACGGTGGGTCGGGTGATGGTTGCGCGTGCGTTACTATATCGTTCTCGTTGAACTCGTACTGACCACCGCCTCCTATACCTCCCGCTTGCAAGCGACTGTACCGCTGTCGGATATGATTGCCCGCGATTATGGACCCGGCCGTTCCCAACGGTGACGAGGGGACAGAGTTGCCcgcactaccaccaccaccaccaccaccagcggtTGCGTTCGGTTTATTGAATCGCAAGTGTCCCGGGTGATGCAGCATTCCCGATGCTTGGCTTGGACCACCGTAACGAGATGAAATGGGAAAAGGTGCCGGTATACCACCACCACTGTTGCTTCCCCGCCGGCCAATGATTCCACTGATGGCACTGTTGTAGTTCTCCTGCGAAACCGTCTCCCCGCGCAGCTGCATCAACCGCTTCGTGTACTCGCTAATGTACGGCGTGGAGGAGGGAGAAGAAGAGTCGTTCGCCGCGCCGTTCGAAGATCCGTTCGAATCGTTCAACAGCGCACCTGCACCTccactgttgttgttgttacttCCGCCACCGGCGACGGAGCTGTTTATATTGCTATACATACTGCTGTTCGCGGACGGAGGCGTTATGTTTGGGGCCAGTGAGGCCATCTTCCGGAACAGCGAACTGTGCGACGTTGGCTGCGGTGGTGTTGATACGTTTCCTGCAAAACGATACGAACAAAATCTGTGTTAGTAGTTGCCCAATTTCTCCTCGAACTGTTCCTCATATTCATTACCAAAACCTCGGATAGGAGGACCCCCACGCAGGGAAGAAGGGTGAGGATAGTCATCCTCCTCGCTGTCGTGTACGATGACCGGTGAGATGTAGATTGAGCTGCTGGACGTTGGCGAGAGGGACGCTTTCGTACTGCTTCCCGCCGTTCCAGCGTGATGATGATTGTTCACGGCGTTGCCACCGTTAGCTGCGCCAAAGTGGGTGGACAATACCGGTGACGTTGATATGCTGCTAGTGTTTGGGATTCGCTTCATCGACGGGCGGCCCAATGCTGCCGATGCCGCTGCTGTCGGTGGTGGCATTGCCATGGAAGGAAGTGCCCCGGCAACGGTCGCCCGTTGGCTTCGTCCAACGCGCGtgttactgctgctgctgctgctggcggcaAGTGATTTCCGTTGAGCCGCCGTCCGCCGCAACCCATCACTACTGTCCGATTCCTCGCCGGAGCTGTAGCGAGTGGCCTTGGACGAGTCGCGGTGCAGCTTTTGCTTTTCGTTCTCGATAAAGTGGCGTAGCTTCTTGATCAGAATCTTTCGCGTAGTGGACGTTACCGGCAGCAGCGGAAGCCCACACTGCACCAGCCGAAGCCGCAGCTCGTCGTCGGAGAGCTGCTCCAGGTTTTCCATCCTCCACCGGATGGCTGCTCGTCGCTGCTCGATTCGTTTACAAACCTCGGCCTACTTTTCCAAGCTTACTGCTTATTTTCTTCGCTCACCACACACTACACGAAAATGCAGCTACTAATAGAACACCCCAACCTTGGCACGCACAAAATGCAgtcctgttgctgctgtttcgGTGTGTCTCTTTTACTCTCACGCACGCCCGCTTTATCCTTCTCCTTTTATTGTGATGCCAACACGGGTTTGTCAAGTGGCGTCGTCCTGCTGGCTTTCTTCGCAAGATACGCGCGCGTTCGTTGCATTCGTTGACGATACGCAGGTAGAACTTGAACTCCGTGAGGCATGCGGTGATTATTTCAACGCAAAAGGCGAGAGATGATGATTTCACCGACGCTTTTTACCTTCGCACCGCAGACAACACACACGACGCACCGCGCGTTGTTGGTATGTGATGCTCGCGTCACTGCACTTCCTCTGCGTAACAAAATGCGGCCAACTCGCGGGTTATTTTCCAAACACCGTTGAAACCGTCAACCGCGCGGTGGTGTTGAGGCCAAAGCAAACATTCACACtcttttccaccaccattCGGTGCACTTCCATACTTTTCACGCTATTCTTTTTCCGCTTCTTCCCGTTTCGTCTTGAAGAACTGGCTTGTGTGAACTTTGCCGCTCCTTGCGACGCGCTGCAGCGACATCAAGGCATCAAACCTTCACCGGCACTCGACTCGAGCAGTGATGGGACACAATTATGTTTCTGCTGTTCAGAGGCCTCGATAAACCTTCACGATATTTCTACTTTACTGAAAAATTATTGAGGAAAAAGATCGACGATCTTTTCCGAGTCGAACAAAACACGCGatctagtgttggcagaatcgggactcggaagattcgaagattcgatccctagacggattctaaagattcgaatgccatttgacggattctaaagattcgaatcccttttgacggattctaaagatttgattcgattaggattcgaatcagatttgattgatttgggactcgatttgattcgattctgacttgatcctaaactgtttgaatcgactctcaatgatttgagtcgaattagtcacataactagtcgatctagagtcgatctagagactCGAACAAAACACGCGATCTGTCACGCTACCGCGGTTGATGTAGCAGACCAGGTTTGCTTCAGAGTGGCTGTACGTAAAAGGGCGATGTTACGTCAAACGGAACTGTCAAAAAACGGAACTGATAGAAAAGGACATCCGGTAATTGTTTGCCACCGAAATGGAAATTGCATTAtgaaaagtatgttttcttatttctaACAAAATCTTTATTTTCAATCTAAACGCTGAAAACCAGGAGCTTGTTTCAACAATAGATTTCCGCTACATCGAAGACGTTATCACGCCAAAGGAAGCAATAGCGATGTTGGAGCAGAACAAGGCATCCCGCTATGATCGCATGCAGCATTTGATGGAGCGTGGTTATCCCGCATATACTACACAAATAGGTGAGAAAACGTTCTTTCAATTCGTGGGGCCATtacaaatgtttttgtttcgtaggTTGGATGGGCTACAGTGATGAAACGATACGTGGGTTGTGCAGAAAATACCTCGCTGCTGGATTTAAAGCGTTCAAAATGAAAGTAGGACAGGATTTGGACAGTGATATCAAACGGTGCCGGTTGGTGCGTGAAGAAATTGGCTGGGAGAATAAATTTGTAAGTAGTTTTGACTTCTCAATGTGCTGCAAACATTAATTTATGCTTGTAACGATTCTAGATGGTTGACGCAAATCAAACTTGGGACGTCCCAACTGCAATTGAGTGGGTGAGAAAACTCAAGGAATTCAAGCTGCTTTGGATAGAAGAACCAACATCCCCAGATGATATTCTTGGGCATGCAAAGATTGCTGACGCTCTAAGGTGTTGCTAATCGCAAGGGACTACAAATAGTGTACCATTTTTAACATGAAAATTCAACCGATTTCAGAGAACATGGTATCGGAGTGGCAACTGGAGAGATGTGCTGCAATCGAGTGATGTTCAAGCAATTTATGCAAGCAAACGCACTCGAGTTTTGCCAGATCGATTCAGCTCGCATTGGTGGAGTCAATGAAATCCTATCGGTCTATCTGATGGCCAAGAAACTGAATGGTAATTATAGTTTCGACACTCTGCTATTTCCATGACACATAAATGAAACTTACCGATACAATTTTCAGTAAAAGTTTGCCCTCATGCTGGAGGTGTTGGACTCTGCGAGATGGTGCAGCACTTGCAGATGTGGGACTATTGCTCGGTGTCGTGTACGATGGAAGATCGATTGGTGGAGTTTGTTGATCAGCAACATGATCAGTTCGTGTACCCAGCAACCATTAACGAAAATGCCTGTTATGTTGCACCACGTGCTCCAGGCTATTCAACTGAGCTGAAAGATGAAGCTATTGTGCAGTTCGAGTATCCAAATGGATCGGAATGGAAACGCATGTTTGGTGAAGGTCTTTTCAAACCAGAAAACTACTGAAATATGATAATAATCTAAACCTatcaaaatgttaaaatatttcaatgaatAAATGTGGTTAATCACGTGGGTATTGCAGGGTACAATGGTGATTTACAACTTGTGTTATTCCCACTCACGTTAACCAGCATGTTGGTCGAATAAAACTGCTTGGAGCAATGCCTCCAGTTTTATGAAGAATTCCTGATGATTTTGAACTGCAAAATTCGTTGATGTTTGTTCGTTACGATTTTTAACAATCTGTGCTATGCTGTACGAAGCAATGGATGCGGCGGTATAAACACGGTATGTGTCAAGCGCCCGGAATTGTCAAATGAATTGGCGGGACCAACAGCATAACAAATGCGCCTCAGAAACGATTGCAAAAGAATTAAAAGTTGTGGCCGATTTAGGTGTTATCTCTTGTAGGTAAaggaaatataaaacattaaGATGCCGTTCAAACGTTCACCTATGCGGTTTGCCCATATAGTGGGATATACTATAGTCTTCTACCAGGATGATGGCAAGTATGTGCGCTATTGATATTGTATATGCAAATCCCATTACACATGTTCCACGGTTGAAATACCTTTTTCGTCCTTCAGTTGCATTGTTAGCGTTGGATACGATGGAGACTTTCGCATCTGGCACGGCATTGGCGACGACGATCCACCGACAACCTGCATCGGAGAGCATGCATGGACTGCGCTCCAGTACGGCGATCGTGTGCTGATCGCGACCGATCTTAACACGGTGCAAGCTTGCAAATATCCGTCCCTGGAAAAGGATGGTATTGAGTTTCGGTTTACGGCCTACGTAACTTGTATAGCCAAAAACAAGCGGGTAAGACCTTGAGATTTCTATCGGCCCCATTTGTTGCTCATTTGATGAAATTCATCTTCTAGTTTCTGACTGCCGGTTCGGAAGATGCCACCATAAAAGTCCTTTCGACTGATAATGGCGAGCAGTTTGAATTGGAAAACCTAGGCGGTCCCGTGCTGTGCATCGATCTTAGCAAGCACAACCTTATTGCCGCTAGCATTGGTGATGGTACTATCCGTGTTTGGGACATGAACACGAAAGAGCTCAAGAAGACGATCGACGGTCTGCCGAAAGTTAAAAGTTTCGAAGCTGTTCTTCATTTCTGTGAGTTGTGTCAAACACGATCTCCTTCATTTCTGCAcactttattatttatttgattgatgtttcgttcttccagcAACACCCTCTTTCGAGCCGAAAACTGGTTCCCTGATGGCATACCCACTTGAGAAGGAGGTAATCGTGGTGAACACCAAAACCTGGCAAGTTGTAAAGAAATTCTCGAAACCGAAGCTTTCCGCCGATCTTACGGTCTGCGCCTTTTCACCGATGGGTGACTATTTGGCGGCCGGAAGTGAGGTAGGAGAGGTAATCGTGTGGGACTTCGACACACAGAAACTGATCGATGGATGTGCACAGTTTGGGACGTATCCGATCACAAGAATCGTGTGGAATCCGAAGAATAACGGCGAACTGGCCGTGTCGGATGCAAACGGGCAGATTGGTACGGTGACGGAAATTTTCTTAGAGGCCGAAGAAGACGATGACGGTGCCGGGGAAGATATCGTGGAGATGGCGGAAAAAGAGGAGGAAGACGGCGATGATAAAATGTTCGATGAGTGTAAGTATATTataaaatggaaacgaaaaaagactGCAATAGCTATATTCTTTTAAATCAGTTGTAGTAAAAGAAACCGAAGTGGAGGATAACGATGATAACGGCGATGGGCCTGACGATGATGAGCTGAACGAAAACTGTGTTGAGATAGAAAAATTAAAGTCGCAGGTTCTGGGACCGACACAACGGGCACCTGAAAATGACGCTCTTTCTGACGTTGACGATGATGGGGCTTCTTCGGTTCGCAGTGAGCGCTTTATCGGGCCAAAGTCATTCCCTCAACAGCATCCGTTTCAACCTGGCTCGAGTCCTCACTCGCAGGACCATTGCTACCTTGTGTACAATCATGTCGGAATGGTACGACGACACGCGACCGAGAAGGAAAACTCGATCGAGGTGGAGTTTCACAACTCTCAGCAGCACCACGGAATCCATCTGATCAACTATCTCAACCACACGATGGCGGGCTTGAGCGAAACCGTGCTCGCGATGGCCTGCTCGAGCGATGACGGAAGTCCGAGTAAGGTGGTGTGCATCAACCAGGCCTCGTTTGGAAAGCGCGAGTGGAGCTTCACCATGCCAGGTTGCGAGGATATCGTTGGAGTGACCGCGTCGGACAAAATCGTCATCGTAGCGACGGACAGTCGACTGTTGCGGGTTTTTACGGCCCGTGGAACCCAGCGTGAGATTTTGTCCATCCCGGGGCCAATCGTTGCCCTTGCCGCCTACGGAGACCATTTTTTGGTCGCGTACCACAGCGCTCCGGCCAATGAAGATCAAAACATTACCCTAATGATTGTGACGTGCATAAACTTTAAGCTGCGCTGTCGGGAAGTACGTGTCCCACTGACGGCTGGCACGGAGCTGCGCTGGATTGGGTTCTCCGATCGGGGCTCCCCGGTAGTGTACGACACGGCTGGTGTCCTTAATTTATACCACGCTGCATCGAACGTTTGGTTTCCCATCTATCACGCCGATAATTTGGTAAGCAAAGGAAATCGATGCATCTTCGGTTGTtgctttttaaactttttactctttctttctctctatctctctctgtGGCAGCAAACAAAAGGCGCATCGGACAGTCTCTTCATTATAAAAGTGTCCGAATCGACCCAGGCCATACAGCTGATTCTTTGCCGGGGGGCAAGGTATCCACTGACCAATCCGAAACCCGTTCCGATGGAAGTGCAATTCCTTCTGCCCTTGTGCGACCAGGACAGTGAGAAGGAGCAGCTCGAAGAGCAGCTGGTTCGTTCGTTGTACTTTAAGCAAAACAATGCTGACAAGCTCATAATAGAAACGGCTCTCAAACTGTTCGCGGTGTGTACGATTGTTTCGCTGCGCTGCCTGTTACCATTTACTTAACTATCTTGTATTGTTTCTTTCATCCCCGGTTCAGCTTGCTTGTAAAAATGAATGTGAACAACGCGCCAAGGAGCTGGTGGAAACGATTGCCTCGAGTCAGTTGATTCCGCTGGCGATTAAGTACGCGAGTAAAATCCGTCGGTATCATTTGGCCGACAGCCTGGCCCCTTTGCTCCCAACCTTCCAGGAACAGGTAAGAACGACGTTGAATCTCGGATTGTTAACATGCAAGTAGTTTGAAATaactaatttgttaataactttacaattgctgaaccgatttgtacatgtaacaccttaaatgaaaggtctgctcAAGTAACACAACTTTGTGTTACAATAGATCTTTCtatattttctagtttttgggaaagtttatttttcaaaaagcgTCGGAAATCTACCGGTTCCTCCGGAACAAGGTACTCAATATTTCGAATAGCCATTTAGGTAAACATTTGCCAATTTGccaataacttttgattctttGAACCGATTTTTACGGCAGAcccctcaaacgaaaggtcttTTGCAGACCAACAACTTTGTGGAAGTACAGACTTATCCATCGTTTCCAGTTTTTGGCGAAATTAATGCTGCATGTTTAGCAGAAAAAGCATGTTCGAAAGTTCCCGATTCGCGGATTCTCTCTTCGAAAGAGAGATTTTGCGAGAGAATTCTCAATGATACTCAATGGTACTTTGGTGTGTGATGTTCTATTCAAGTAGCACATTTGGCTGATGTTTCCCTAAGCCTTCGATAGCTCAGTTGGTAGAGCGGTGGACTGTAGAAGCAAGCTTGCGAGCGGAGCATAGTAATCCATAGGTCACTGGTTCaaatccggttcgaaggaGAGTTtgagaaatttttttttctcaaggaataaaatttatatttttttgtaatattttactgAAAGTTTTATGTGAATTACTTTTTTGACTAcatgatattatttttttcatcagGAAAACCAAGAGGAAAAGCTCGAGCAGGAACGCATTCGAGAAAGTGAAGCCATTGTGAGCGAGCTTCAGCATATCAATATTGAGGCGGTTACGAAAAAGGACACGACACCGAAAATAGTTAGTACTGCTGCGATGGCCAGCTGCCAACGCTGACACTGTCCAAGCGGTCATGGTTTATTTATGTTCCTATATCTTCCAGAAACCACTTCCAGTTGGCACGAAAAAGTCGAGCAACCCATTCCGTAAATCAACGCCTGCTGGTGGTGATTCCGTAGCGTCGTCGTCTCCCGCCTCCATCCCGGGCGGCACCGGCAATCCACTGGAACATTTAACCGGCAAGGCGATCGGATTTTCGACCAGCAGCAATAGCAGCGGTAGTCCATACGTTGCCAAAGCGCCGGCCAATGGAGGCCAAGTTGAGAATAGGCCTCACAACAACAGCGCTGGAACGTCCGGAACGCCTAGTGGATCGGGCGGAGGCAAGTTTAAACTCTGGTTCGAGCAAAACCAGGCCGAACTTCAGCAGCGCCATCCGGAGGTTGAAAGCTCGGAGTTAGTCAGGATCGGTGTGCGCGAGTTTAGGGCTCTCCAGCAGAAAGGTACGGAGGGTGGCAAAGCGTCGAAGGAAAATGGTACTCCGCATAAAACGTCCGAAAAGCGAAAGCTCGATGAAAGTGAACCGGCGGAAAGTGGCATCTCTAAGCTGGCCAAGTTTGGTTTCGTTCAGAACAATTAAATGGAACGCTAAAGCTAATTTGTGGATTGGAGTAAGTTCGTATTAAGTaagtaaacatttattttatctatAAAACTAACCTTTGGGCCGTTTAAAATCTTCGTCAATAATAACGAAAGAACATGTGTGgttgattggaagtacgtcccCAAAGACCGACGATTGACAATCCCATGATAAACGCAGACTAGAAGACCATTAGAAGCTGCATTGTTGTTCCGCGAATGCCACTCAATCATCGACAAGCGATGCCCGTGCAGCCAAAAGGCAAGAGGCGTAAAATGACGAGCATATGGAATTACGGAGGACAACAATTTGCGCTGGGTTCCTCGAATCTTCGGAGAATCGAACTCTTTTCCTATTTCCCAATTGCCTGGTAATCGCCATACCGCACGTTCGCCACGTCCTTTTATATGTGGCATGCGTCAAAATCGATCATGTCAATTATGAAGTGTCGAGTCATCGGCACATTTCCGCTTCCGCGTGTCATCTTCCGAACGGCGCTCGCTGATAGAACCGATCGATTGAGTTTGATTTGGCACTGCGATTCCCTGTCAGCTCATTCATCATCTATCAAACGAGTGTTGTTTCCCTCGGTGGAAAATGATACCATGTATCGTAGTTGCGGAGACACAACGTTAaggattttctattcgttgaCGATTTCGAACCGTGAAGTAGCGCTCGATATCGTAGGATTAATcctagaaaaaagaaaagaacaagaaaCGGCCCGAtcgtggaaatggaaataatgTCCACTTCCCGGTTGGGGGATTTCCTTTTCTCGACATTTCAAACCTTTTCCATCTAAGTACCGAAAGGGGAATGGTTACAGATGGCAACAATAACATATCATTCGAAATGTAACGGATACGGTTAATTATTGGATGTGGTTGTGGTTTGGGTGTACATTAATCGGGCGTGACTGTGTCCCTCAAAAGGACATTTAAATTGTCCTCTCGGTGGCTCAGACTTTTTTTTATGGTACTCCACTGAAATTGTTCCTCGTGCATTCCCCATTCAATCGTATAAAAAGGATTTCGagattaaaacatttaaatgttAATGCCGCGCATGTGACAACATGCACTTCAATTAATCGATGGCCGGAcagttttgggtttttttcccttttatagCGAGAAATGTTGGTTTTCAGTTAATGATTGATACAGATGGGGCGTTCTCATGTGGCTCAGTGTTGTAGATAAAAAAGTGAACGATGgtgttaaaataattaatggTTTATCTCGGATCCAAGCCAGTTGTGTCCCGTAGGGGATGCATTTGATTTATTGTGAGACACAAACCTGTTCTTCGGTCAGATGGAAAGTTCATCCAAAAAATGGTACTTACTTAACTTgagaattaatttttaatcctTCCTGCATAAGGTGAACTCGGATACTAGAGAATCCTTATGGCACAACGAATACGAAACTcttataattttatatttgtaaCTAAGGTATTATTTTACATCCGTGTTAGGAGGTAAAAGcaaattggtttgttttcaataaCTTAAGCTATAAACTAAAACTGTTCGAATATGGTTATCGAATTTCTCCAGGGATATGTTAAACATTATTATcacatttttatattatattttttaacattaaattttaatactgGGCTTCTGGTTCAAGGCTGTGTGTGTTTCATGTTTGTTATTGAATTGATTTTGGATTGGTTTTCATTCAACATCTATTTTCGCTCTTCCTATCCTTCGTTAAACGCAGGGTGATATAAATACAGATAGATTCCTAAAAGTTAGTTCGATCAGAAGATGCAACCAGGTATGattgtaattttgtttttgtttttggtgcgCTGGTGAATGTAGCAAAACTTTACGTACCCCttgtttgtttgaagaaaTGATTGAACTATATCGCTCCCATCGGTGACAGAACAAACAGATATCATTCCCTTTCCCACTAGCGGGACTTGATGATTCGATTGGTGCGATGGTTCGCACGCCCGATTCTCCCATGGAAAGTGCGCGTGTGATCCAACCGGGCGCCATATTCCCGTGCGACTAGAAGTGAATCAGTGCCTGCAACGCGTGGAAGAACGCGATACCAAGAACGGACGGGCATTCCCATTCCCATGCATCAGGTCCGGATGGTGGTCGTGTGTGGTGATCCGACTTCCCCTGTCTGTGCACCGCGGATTGCCAAGATTATGGGCACGACTTTTCCCACCCGAAAATAGTGGGATAACCGAATGTGAGTATTCCTGTGGGAACGGTTGCGGGGTTGCGTTTTCTCGTGCGAACTCGAGCGGTGGATAAAAAAGGGGtgggaatgggaaaatgggTCTacgcgcgaaaaaaaaacccagtcGCAGTTTCCCCATCTCCTTTTTATGATTGTCATCACTGGCCTGCTGATCTACTGCGGATCGACGGCTGAGTGGTGAGATGTAAGCGATCTAACGCAGCGTGAGATAGTGAGAGTGAAGTGGTGAGCTCAGAACAAGTGTCTGGATCGTGTTCTCATTTGTTTAGAAATCGGAAAAAGCAGATGTTCTCACACGAAGCGAGTGCAAGAAAGTGAAGTGGTAATAGgaagtttgatttgattgatgcCGTGTGAAGGCAAACATGAAAAGAAGGGTGAAggagcagagaaaaatcgttgGCGTGTAATTGTCGGGTCCGCGGGTGTTAATATCATTTGTGAAGCCACATTACACGGgtttgctttcgtttgaaaaaaggGGGTAGGATACAGGGGCAGATGTGTGGTGCAATGCGGGGTGTTTACTAGTTTTTCTCCCCCTTTCTCCCCTTACgcaaagtggttccaagcgcGCGCGCAATCAACGAGTTTTATCGGGCTTGTGGTGTGACTGCGcggggaagaaaggaaaacctcCAACAAGACAAGGCAAGGCGCCTCGGCGTTCTCTCACGCCGCGGTCTTCGCGATCGCGAGAATGGGCAACGGAAACGTTAGAACAAGTGCCAGACCACGACGGCGACGAAGaatgaaagtgtgtgtgtatgtggaatTGCCGGtagaagcagcaacagcagcagaagtGCCAGAAGCCCCCGGGCGTTCACGTGGGATTCCAGGCGCTGGCCACTGTGGGGTAAGTAAGCCGTGGGAGAGTTCGATTCGATGGGAACCCAAGCCGGGACGTCAGCATATTTGTTCTTTTCCATATCCATCACGGTCTCGgtccgtttccgtttcgagGTTCGTTCGTCTGCAACTGTGGTAAATTAGAGTATAACATAATGGGAAGGGGTTAGAGGTTGATCCTTATCACAGAGCGAGAGCATCGTTTaagaatttaaaacatttaggAAATATGTAAGCGGTCGTTCGAAGCAGATCGTACGGAATATTTGAGTTCTAATTTTAACACCACTTACCAACAAGGACAATGTGAATAGAAGAGTCTAAATTACATTTCATCCCCTTGCTTGACCCAATGATTGATACCAGATGCAAATATTTGTACCATGTTATAGCTTTTTTCGTCATTCCCATATGCATATTTTAT
Coding sequences within:
- the LOC131263708 gene encoding inner nuclear membrane protein Man1; amino-acid sequence: MENLEQLSDDELRLRLVQCGLPLLPVTSTTRKILIKKLRHFIENEKQKLHRDSSKATRYSSGEESDSSDGLRRTAAQRKSLAASSSSSSNTRVGRSQRATVAGALPSMAMPPPTAAASAALGRPSMKRIPNTSSISTSPVLSTHFGAANGGNAVNNHHHAGTAGSSTKASLSPTSSSSIYISPVIVHDSEEDDYPHPSSLRGGPPIRGFGNVSTPPQPTSHSSLFRKMASLAPNITPPSANSSMYSNINSSVAGGGSNNNNSGGAGALLNDSNGSSNGAANDSSSPSSTPYISEYTKRLMQLRGETVSQENYNSAISGIIGRRGSNSGGGIPAPFPISSRYGGPSQASGMLHHPGHLRFNKPNATAGGGGGGGSAGNSVPSSPLGTAGSIIAGNHIRQRYSRLQAGGIGGGGQYEFNENDIVTHAQPSPDPPSIPYRVRIGNMIKRLDDAYGFKQTFIPCALLCLLMAFLLFVAFMYMTISTDLASTLSSIDTRYDLCEKEGGIAGTTCVQSGDVEPALELLKLIGNELKARVEQHHCRDAATVSGLMSAGEALKYAKENSPSVLIPQLTRHLHAMEYLIDRNPQWRIDHCGSEGEPIAFAEVLDRRATRSNHFTILRPKLPFTCMMYNKFQKFFIVVGALAIAGIVALAANYLFRFVLQVKQKRREQVHGLISEIIHAVSQAAANASDAAAASGGKEQDARVVISHLRDRLLGPANRRKLGWAWDEALQFLEHNESRILFEVGSIGGEDFKMMRWIDSAPLATSVGGGSPSGGGRAGAAGAAALGGGGGGCAKKWQSPAFDNSNKIHDPPTPCLKIRQMFDKYEVNDPNLKTIVQDAILEKVGGRCKIYDIQLDRSSCCVYVRCATAKDAGIVHDEINGWWFDNRLVSIKFLRLERYTQRFPRSGAGPTCLKPSNKNNSSMSHQLSLNNANGSGNGRFGNDRHDPDTDPEDEEEDDADEEEEDEEEVEEELMAAATIGARSAHNPLMGRRSGSVVNGRRGVDEGQEN
- the LOC131263721 gene encoding mitochondrial enolase superfamily member 1-like — translated: MVQDRSLNITTVTARDIRWPTSLGAHGSDAMHTDPDYSCVYVTIATVEGPVGYGMTFTLGRGTDIVLLAVRAMKRLVEGRTTASIYERFGQFWRELTSESQLRWIGPEKGVTHLAVAAIVNALWDLWAKIRNVPVWQLLVEMEPAELVSTIDFRYIEDVITPKEAIAMLEQNKASRYDRMQHLMERGYPAYTTQIGWMGYSDETIRGLCRKYLAAGFKAFKMKVGQDLDSDIKRCRLVREEIGWENKFMVDANQTWDVPTAIEWVRKLKEFKLLWIEEPTSPDDILGHAKIADALREHGIGVATGEMCCNRVMFKQFMQANALEFCQIDSARIGGVNEILSVYLMAKKLNVKVCPHAGGVGLCEMVQHLQMWDYCSVSCTMEDRLVEFVDQQHDQFVYPATINENACYVAPRAPGYSTELKDEAIVQFEYPNGSEWKRMFGEGLFKPENY
- the LOC131263709 gene encoding WD repeat and HMG-box DNA-binding protein 1, which codes for MPFKRSPMRFAHIVGYTIVFYQDDGNCIVSVGYDGDFRIWHGIGDDDPPTTCIGEHAWTALQYGDRVLIATDLNTVQACKYPSLEKDGIEFRFTAYVTCIAKNKRFLTAGSEDATIKVLSTDNGEQFELENLGGPVLCIDLSKHNLIAASIGDGTIRVWDMNTKELKKTIDGLPKVKSFEAVLHFSTPSFEPKTGSLMAYPLEKEVIVVNTKTWQVVKKFSKPKLSADLTVCAFSPMGDYLAAGSEVGEVIVWDFDTQKLIDGCAQFGTYPITRIVWNPKNNGELAVSDANGQIGTVTEIFLEAEEDDDGAGEDIVEMAEKEEEDGDDKMFDEFVVKETEVEDNDDNGDGPDDDELNENCVEIEKLKSQVLGPTQRAPENDALSDVDDDGASSVRSERFIGPKSFPQQHPFQPGSSPHSQDHCYLVYNHVGMVRRHATEKENSIEVEFHNSQQHHGIHLINYLNHTMAGLSETVLAMACSSDDGSPSKVVCINQASFGKREWSFTMPGCEDIVGVTASDKIVIVATDSRLLRVFTARGTQREILSIPGPIVALAAYGDHFLVAYHSAPANEDQNITLMIVTCINFKLRCREVRVPLTAGTELRWIGFSDRGSPVVYDTAGVLNLYHAASNVWFPIYHADNLQTKGASDSLFIIKVSESTQAIQLILCRGARYPLTNPKPVPMEVQFLLPLCDQDSEKEQLEEQLVRSLYFKQNNADKLIIETALKLFALACKNECEQRAKELVETIASSQLIPLAIKYASKIRRYHLADSLAPLLPTFQEQENQEEKLEQERIRESEAIVSELQHINIEAVTKKDTTPKIKPLPVGTKKSSNPFRKSTPAGGDSVASSSPASIPGGTGNPLEHLTGKAIGFSTSSNSSGSPYVAKAPANGGQVENRPHNNSAGTSGTPSGSGGGKFKLWFEQNQAELQQRHPEVESSELVRIGVREFRALQQKGTEGGKASKENGTPHKTSEKRKLDESEPAESGISKLAKFGFVQNN